CTGTTAAAGCATAAAACAAGGAAATCTTATGAGAAATAAGTACATTGAAAACTTTGAAAAAGCGCAAATCGCTGACAAAAATATTCCAGATTTTCGTGCTGGTGATACTGTTCGTTTAGCAGTAACTATTAAAGAGGGAGACAAAACTCGTGTTCAAGCATACGAAGGTGTATGTATTGCAAGACGTGGTCAAGGAACTGGTGAAACTATCACTGTTCGTAAAATTGGTGCAAATGGTGTAGGTATTGAGAGAATTTTCCCAATCTATACTGATTCTATCAATGAAATTAAAGTTATTCGTCGTGGTCGTGTTCGCCGTGCGAAACTTTTCTACTTACGTAACCTTGCTGGTAAAGCAGCACGTATTAAAGAGCTTAGAAGAAAATAATTCTTCTAACTCAACCATCTACAATTTAATTACCTTATATATTTCAACTCCATATACAAAATCAATCTTAATAAAATTCTCAAATTAATTTTTTAAACATTCTTTTATCATTTTAGTACTAAAATCAAAACTTCCCACTACTAAAAATAGATGGAAAATTATCTATTATAGAAGAC
This is a stretch of genomic DNA from Sulfurimonas sp. C5. It encodes these proteins:
- the rplS gene encoding 50S ribosomal protein L19, with the protein product MRNKYIENFEKAQIADKNIPDFRAGDTVRLAVTIKEGDKTRVQAYEGVCIARRGQGTGETITVRKIGANGVGIERIFPIYTDSINEIKVIRRGRVRRAKLFYLRNLAGKAARIKELRRK